One window of the Chitinophaga niabensis genome contains the following:
- the truA gene encoding tRNA pseudouridine(38-40) synthase TruA, giving the protein MARYFLEVAYMGARYSGFQVQDNGLTVQSEIDRAVGLLMREKIITTGSSRTDAGVHARQNFLHFDTDTALHPQFRYKVNAILPPDIVLKRVYLVPDDLHSRFAATGRAYEYTLYTYKDPFLRDRGYFYPYRMDMGLLQEAAEIIKEYKDFSTFSKRNTQVKTYNCNIYTSEWTQEEGRIVYNVSANRFLRGMVRGLVGTMLRVGRGKLTLEEFRAAIDSKDCTQADFAVPPEGLCLMEVMYPEGTFDAGSLSE; this is encoded by the coding sequence ATGGCCAGGTATTTTTTAGAAGTAGCTTATATGGGAGCGCGTTACAGTGGCTTCCAGGTACAGGATAACGGGCTCACCGTGCAATCTGAGATAGATCGTGCGGTGGGGCTGCTGATGCGGGAAAAGATCATTACAACTGGTTCCAGCAGAACGGATGCGGGCGTGCATGCACGGCAGAATTTCCTGCATTTTGATACAGATACTGCATTACATCCGCAGTTCCGTTATAAAGTGAATGCTATACTGCCGCCTGATATTGTATTGAAGAGGGTGTACCTGGTGCCGGATGATCTGCATAGTCGTTTTGCGGCCACCGGGCGTGCATATGAGTATACTTTATATACGTATAAGGATCCTTTTCTGCGGGATCGCGGGTATTTTTATCCGTATCGGATGGACATGGGCTTGTTGCAGGAAGCGGCGGAGATCATTAAGGAGTATAAAGACTTCAGTACTTTCTCTAAGAGAAATACGCAGGTGAAAACCTACAACTGCAACATATATACCTCAGAATGGACGCAGGAAGAAGGGCGTATAGTCTATAACGTGAGTGCTAACCGTTTTCTGCGTGGTATGGTGAGAGGCTTGGTGGGCACGATGTTGCGGGTGGGGCGTGGTAAGTTGACGTTGGAGGAATTCAGGGCTGCGATAGATAGTAAAGATTGCACGCAGGCAGATTTTGCGGTGCCGCCGGAGGGTTTATGTTTGATGGAGGTGATGTATCCGGAGGGAACTTTTGATGCTGGAAGCCTTTCTGAATAA